The DNA window CGCGCAAACGAACACCCAGTTTGAGGAAAGGAGACCACTATGACCGATCAAAGGAAGCCCTACACCCCCCTGACTACTGACAATTCCGCGCTCGTTCTGGTCGACCATCAGCTGGGTCTGATGACCGGCGTGCGCGATTACGAGACCGGAGAACTCAAACATAACGTTGTCGCCTTGGCGAAAGCCGCCAAGGTGCTGCGGATCCCAACAGTCGTCACCACCACGGCCCGCGACAGCATGTGGGGACCGACCTTTCCCGAGCTCGTGGAAGTGGTGGGAGGAGAGCAAATCATCGATCGCTCCTCGGTCAACGCATGGGACGACCCGAAAGTGGCAGCCGCCATCGAGGCGACCGGACGTAAGAAGCTGATCTTTGCCGGCATCTCGCTTGAGGTCTGCGCCGCCTTCCCGGCGATCACCGCGCTCAGCAAGGGCTATGATGCCTACGTTGCTGTCGATGCCTCGGGCACGTTCAGCAAGACCAAGCGTGAAGCGGGTTTGCTCCGCATGCAGCAGGCAGGGGTGATTCTCTCTGACTATGCCACGCTCATGGTCGAAATCCTCAAAGACAACGCCAGCTCGCTGGCCGGTCCTGTTTACGGCTTTCTCGACATGCCGTGGGCGACGCTCGTCGGTCAGATCACGATGGCCTACCGCAAGTGAGCGTAGCGAGCGTGCGCGCAGGGAACACGAGCCGTTCGAGCTGGCACAGCCATAGCAGTTCGTCGAGATCTCCGCAATTGCGAATGTCTTGGCACCGGCAAAGAAGAGGCAGGACTAATGGTGGTGTCAAGGTTTTTGTGTAGTTTCCCACGTGAGAGGGCGCCCCGCAGCATGTTGATTGAAAGCCCAGATCACTGCAAACATGCGGTTCCATCCCTAATTCACCATGCCCGGTGTCTCACGGGTGGGCATTGTCCAATCGAGCAACCGGCGATCCGGCCAAAGGGGCATTCAAACAGCTGCACCTGAGAAGCTGGTAGTTGCGCCTGTGAGGTCTTCTACCTTTGGGACGACGGACCGGATGGCCCGCGTGCGCTGGGCCAGACACCGAGTTCCTGCAGCGTGCGCAAGAAGCTAATGACGTCATCTCGACTGAGCATGCCGAGAATCTGACCGTCCGTCATCACGGGGAGCTGGTTCACACCGTCGCGGTCCATCTCTTCTACAGCCGCCCACAGCCCCGTATCAGGCCGGACCCGTTTCAGGCGCGTCACAGGGGTCATCGCCTGAGCGACTGACGTGGTCGGCCACCCCTCTTTGGGCACTTCTTTGATCTGGTGCAACGTGACGAGGCCGACGGCTTGATGGCCCTGCGTGACAATAAAGGATCTCCGCCCGCCTCCCAGGATATGGCGATCCACGAGTTCTTGAAGGTGGATCGTAGCTGGGATGGTGGCATAGTTCCGGTTCATCACCTCCGCGACCGTGTGCCCGGCGAGCGCACCCTGCAGCATCTGTTGCTGGATCTGAGCCGAGGCCGCGCTTTCGAGGAACCAGCCGATAAAAGCGATCCACAGACCACTGCCGAAATTTCCCGCAAACATCTGCGACACGCCCCAGAGGATAAAGAGAAAGGCGATCGCGCGGCCTGCAGTCGCGGCGATTAACGTCGCCTGACGAAAATTACGGGTAGTCGTCCAGAGGATGGCGCGGAGGACGCGGCCTCCGTCCAAGGGGAAGCCGGGGATGAGATTAAACACCGCCAGCGCTCCGTTGATATAGGCGAGATACTTGGTGAGGGCAAACAGCGGTCCGATCCCAGTGAAGAGGTGCTGTAGGACGCTGAAGACCACAGCAAGCGCAAGGCTTACCGCGGGTCCCGCGAAGGAGATCCAAAACTCTGCGCCTCCGCTGGGGGCTTCACCACCGATCTGCGAAACGCCGCCAAAGAGGAAGATCACGATACTGCGGACCGGGACGCGGTAGTGAAGCGCCACGACCGAGTGTCCCAGCTCGTGCAGCAGCACGCTCACAAAGAGCATGATCGCCGAGACGGCGCCCAGGATCCAGTACAGAGACGCGGGCCATCCTGGAAAGGCAGCCGGGTAGTAGCCGACGGCCAGCGACCATGTCATCAAGACGAAGATCAAGAACCAAGAGTAATCGAGTCCGATAGAGATACCAAAGATCCGTCCTAAAGGGATCTGATGCCTGGACATCTTCTCCCCCCTGTAACTCTGGTTCGCGGGCGGCACACGCGAGAGCCCAACGCATGGGTCCCTTTCGGATTGCAGTGACCGATCGCCTGCCACCGCGGTCATCAAACCGCCCGGGCGTCTGGAAATCTGCGCGATTGCCGCTTTGGCATGTACGCTCCGCGATTTCGCTTGAGGTCCCGAGCACTGTTCTGTAGAATGCTCGCAGGACGCCACGCACGGGGTGAACACGATGGCCGAGGAAAAGCCCGAAGCACCCAAGGACTCGACGCCACAAGCGCCCGCAGGCGAGATGAGCCGCGAGGAGAAGATCGCGGCGGCGAAGGCCAAAGCGGAGGCCCTCAAGGCGCAGCGGGCTGCCGCAGGAACACCAGCACCCGCGGCGGCCGCAGTGATCCCTGGAGCCCCGGCGGCTGCCACCCGCCCTGCGCCCGCGCAAGCCTCGGCGCAGCGCTCGTGGGCGACGGCGGACAACCCCGGCGGCCAGGCGGTGGTGGCCCCACAAAACCCCAAGATCCAGGCGTTCGGAACGATTACCCAGAGTGTTGAGCTCCGGTGCGAGCCGAGCGAGGACCAGAATGTTCGCAAGCTTCTCGGCGGCCTCGGAGCCTACCGGAATCCGCTGCGCGGCGTCTGGCAGCTCGATTACCGGTATTATGCGGAAGCCCTCAAGCGGCTCCTGGCCGCCGGCTATCAGGTCGATGGCAAAGACTACCTCGGCCGGCCCCTGGAGAAGTGGACGCCTGAGGGCCGCGGCTGGACTCTCCTCACGCCCGGCTAGGCCATCGCGGCGGCGCGGCGCCACAAGGCCGGCACCCCTCCGGCTGACCTCCCCTTGGAATGGGCATACATATGTATTACGACCTCCAAAAGGCACCAGTCTCGGCGATCGTCCATTTCCAAGTTCGAGGTGTCGCAGTGCCCGTCCGGGTGATGTTAGTCGATGACCACGAGATCATCAGCGCAGGATTGCATGTCCTCCTGCAAGCAGAGCATGACATTGCCGTCGTCGGCAAGGCCAGCGGCGTCAAAGAAGCGGTGCGAAAGGCCGCTGAACTGAGGCCCGATGTGATTTTGATGGACGTCACGCTGGCCGATGGGAGCGGGATCGACGCCACCAAACAGATCAAGGAGAGCTCTCCCGACACGCAGGTGCTCATCCTCACAGTGTACGACGATCAGGAAACCGTGCTCAAAGCCGTGCAGGCCGGTGCGATCGGATACGTCCTCAAGGACATTCCTCCCGAAGACCTCGTCAGGGCCATCCGCTCTGTCCACTCAGACCGCACGATGATCAATCCGGTCATCGCGCGCAAGCTCGTCGAGCGACTCGCTGTCACGGAGCGCGACACGTCGCTGTTTAACTTCCACCGAGGCCCCAGACTCACAGAGCGGGAGCTTGAGGTGCTGAAGGGAGTGGCGGCCGGGCTCAGCGACAAGGAGATTGCGCAGAAACTCGTCCTTTCCATGCCCACGGTCAAGAGCCATCTCCGCTCGGTCTACCAGAAGCTTCGCATCCACAATCGCGCCCAGGCCGCGACATACGCGGTGAAGAACGGACTCAGCACCTAATCCTCGCTTTGTTGTTTCGTCAGAGTGCTTTAAGCTAACAGGCTCTTTTGAGTTCTTCGAGCCAAAACCATTCACTGTTGGCAGGCGTACCCGCCCTTCGCAACGTGCGCGAAGGACGGGGCACCCATAATTGCGGGAGCTTCGGCAATTCAAAGGCTGGGCCACCTGCCGGAAGAAGAAAAATTTCTTGGACGATTTGTCGAATTCCGGTCCGGCCATTCGACTATCTCGTGAAGGCAGGGGAATCGGTCCGCCCGAGGACCATTACAGGAAGATGGAGAAGTCATGACGCGATATTTGGTTGCGATTCACCACCCCGACGACTATGACCCGTCCCGCGAGGACGAAGCGATGGACCGCGATATCGACGCGCTCAACGATGAGATGGTGGCTGCCGGTGTCAGGATTTTCGTTGGCGGCCTCTCCCCCGCCAGCAGCGCGAGGTCTCTGCGGGCGCAGCCCGATGGAAAGGTGCTCGTCACCGATGGACCGTACCTGGAAACCAAGGAGCACATAGGTGGTTTTTGGGTTCTGGAAGCCGCTGACATGGACGAGGCGCTGGCGTGGGGACATAAGGCCGCCCTCGCCTGCAGGGCGCCGGTCGAAGTGCGCCCGTTTTTCTGACGGAGGACCCGACGAAGGCAAGTGAGCGGCGACGGCGACAGAAGACTGCACGCTGAAGACGGCCTGACAGATGTGTTCGTTGATATCAATAAGTAACAGGACTTACGCACGAGCGTGAAAATGGCCTTTGAGGACTCTTTAGTGCGTTGGGATCCGCCGCAGCAACGTGGCGTTCGCCGCCACGATGATGGTGGAGAGGCTCATGAGCAACGCCCCCGCGGCAGGCGAGAGCACCACGCCCCAGGCCGATCCCACGCCGGCGGCCAGCGGGATCGCGATGGCATTGTACCCGGTCGCCCAGAAAATGTTCTGTGCCATCTTGCGATACGTGGCTCGACTCAACCGCAGCGCGAAGACCACGTCGAGCGGATCGTTCTTCACGAGGACGAGGTCGGCGGACTCGATGGCGACGTTGGTCCCTGCTCCGATCGCCACACCGAGATCCGCTTCGAGAAGTGCGGGTGCGTCGTTGATGCCATCTCCCACAAATCCCGCCGGTCCGGTCGCCTTCAGCTGATGCACAATGTTCGCCTTATCCCAGGGAAGCACGCGTGCGTGGTAGTGTTCGATTCCTAGATATTGCGCGACGGTTCGGGCGACGGCCTCCGCATCCCCGGTGATCATCACGGGATCCACCCCCATGGCCCGCAGGCGCTGGATCGCCTCGCGCGCGCTCTGCCGTATCGTATCGGCCAAAGCGAATAGGGCCACGACTCCGCGATCGTCCATCAGGGCGATTGTGCTTTCGCCGCGCGTTTCGGCCTCCGACAGAGCCTCTATGAGGCGCGGAGGCCACGCCAGTCCCAACTCGGCGGCCCACTCAGGCCGCCCCACGCGGTACCGTTGGTCCAAAATCATGCCCTCCACGCCCTTGCCGGGCACGGCCTGGAAATCGGCGACCGGCGCGACTGTCATGTGCCGCCGCTGGGCTTCGTCCACGACCGCCCGGGCGAGGGGGTGTTCCGACATCGCTTCCAAGGATGCCGCGACCCCGACCGCTGTCTCCTCTGACCGATCCGCGGTATACACCGCGCGCACTCCGAATCGTCCTTCCGTAAGCGTGCCGGTCTTGTCAAAGGCCACCACGCGGAGATCCTTCGCACGTTCGAACGCCTCTCGATTTCGAACGAGAATCCCGTGGCGGGCCGATAGCCCGGTCGCGATGACAATCACCAGGGGAATGGCGAGGCCGAGTGCGTGGGGACAGGCAATCACTAAGACCGTGACCGCTCGCGTGATTGCAGCGGTCAGATCGTGGGCGAGAGTCATCCAGACGATGAACGCCAGTGTGCCGACTCCAATCGCTGCCAGCGTCAGCCAGGAGGCCGCACGATCGGCCAGCCCTTGGAACCGGCTGCGGGAGGTCTGGGCCTCCTCGACCAACCTGGTGATCTGACTGAGCGTCGTCCCCTCTCCGGTCCGCGTCACCCGGACGGTGAGGGACCCCTCTCCATTGACCGCCCCGGCGACGACCTCATCGCCCGGCCCTTTGGGAACCGGCCGGGACTCTCCGGTGAGAAAGGCTTCGTTGACGCTGGATGCGCCCGTTTCCACCCCGCCATCGGCCGGGATCTGTTCACCGGGCCGGATGACGATACGGTCGCCCTCGCGGAGATCGGCCACGGGGATATCCTCGGTTTCCGTTCCCGACCAACGATGGGCGACGGGGGGTATCAGGGCTGCCAGATGCTCGAGGGCTTTGCCGGCTCCCTGGATCGACAGCTCTTCCATCCAGTGGCCGAGGAGCATCACGTCGATCAGGGTGGCGAGTTCCAAGTAGAATGGCATGCCTTTCAGGCCGAGCGAGACGGCAAGGCTGTACGCAAACGCGACGGTGATCGCGAGCGCGATCAACGTCATCATGCCGGGGGATCTCGCGATCAACTCATTCCGCGCCCCCTGCACAAAGACCCAGCCGCCGTAGAAATAGATCACGACTGCGAGTACGGGGGTCAGCCACTCAGAGCCGGGAAAGTGGATTGCGTGATACCCGAGCCACCGCTGCACCGGTTCGGAGTCGTAGAGGATCGGAAGCGTCAGGACGAGGCTGAGCGCGAGCCGGTCCCGAAACATGGCCGGACTGTGCCCAGCGTGTTGATCGTGTCCCGCGTGCATTCCACGCGCCATGTGGGCGGCGTGGCTTGGGTGTGCGTGCTGGTGCATGTGGGTGTGAGTTAGGCCGCCTTGAGGTCAGACGTACAATACGGGCACCGAACCGCGTTCAGGGGGACGGTGGAGAGGCAAAACGGATACGGCTTCGTGGTCGGCGTGACGTCGGGCTGGCGCCGCATGCGATTGACCTGTTTGACCACCAGGAAGAGGACCGCGGCGACGAGCACAAAGTCAACGACGGTGTTCAAGAACATGCCGTAGTTGATCGTTGGAGCGCCCGCGGCTTTGGCGGCGGCCACGGACGGGTACGGGCCCCCCTTCAACGCGATGAAGAGGCTCGCGAAATCGAGCCCCCCCAGCATCAGGCCGATCGGCGGCATCAGGATGTCGTTGACAACGGACGTGATGATCCTCCCGAACGCGGCGCCGAGCACGATGCCGATCGCTAAGTCGAGCATGCTCCCCCGCATCGCGAACTCTTTGAACTCTCGAATCATCCGTCCTCCCCCTCTCGATGTGACGAATGGGCGTCGGGCGCCCGGTTACGACTGCCGGTCGGGCAAAAGGGCGGACTTCACGGTGGCCTGCGGATCCCGTGGCGACCACTTCTGGGCGTCGACCATGGTGACGAAGTCGAGGACGGCGCGGTTGAAGAAGTCCGGTTCCTCGAGGTTGAGCGTGTGGCCGGTCTTCGGGAAGATGAGCAAGCCGGCCGTCTCGATGTGCCGCTTGAGGAACATCGCGGGCGCGAGGCACGGATCGTCTTCATCGCCGGTCATGATCAAGGTCGGCACCCTGAGGCGCGTGAGGGAATCCCGGAGGTCGTAGACCGACGGACGCCGTCCCTGCACCCCCTGCATCGTGCGCGCACTTCCCAGACTCGAGTGATCGGCGAGGGCGTCGACGAACTCCTGCCACCCGCGGGGATCCTTGTTCATGAACTGGACGCGGGTCGGGCCGCGACCATACACGGCTCCAACGGCGGCCATCCCGTCCTGCTCGATCCGGCGTCCAAGCTCCTCCGCGTCCCGCCGGAACTGCGGCTGGTCGTCGGATCCGTACCCGCACCCGGCGACCACGAGCGAGCGTGCCAGGGCCGGGTACCGCAGGCCAAAGTGCAGAACCGCGTACCCGCCCATCGACAGGCCGCACACATGCGCGGGGGAAAGCGCGAGGTGCCGGACGAGCCCGTGGAGATCTTCCACCGCGATCTCCTGCGAGTACGCTTCCCGGGACTCCGGAACCTCCGACGGCGGGTACCCGCGCGCATTGTACGTCATCACCTGGTACCGACGGGCGAAGAACTTCACTTGAGGATCCCAGCTGCGGCGGTCTCCGGCGAACTCGTGGACGAAGACCAGCGGGACTCCGCTGCCGTGCACCTCGTAATGGAGCCGTACGCCGTTGATCCGAGCCTCGGGCATTTCCCAACCTCCGGGACTGATTGAGGGGGATTTAGCGTCGATCAGCCGCCCTCCCTGCCCGGCGTGGCACACGCGCCGCCATCACGCGAGGAAGGAGTACGAGACGGCCGACTCCAAGATCTCGCGAGACTGAGACGAGATCGGGGGAGCTCGCCATGGACCTGGGACTTCGAGGCAGGGTGGCGCTCATCACGGGCGGCAGCAAGGGGATTGGCCGCGCGGTCGCGACGGGACTCGCTCGCGAAGGGGCCAAGGTCGCCATCTGCGCCCGGCGCCAGGAGCTCCTGGATCGCGCTGCCGAGGAGATCGCCGCAGCCACGAGCGCAGAGGTGTTGGCGGTTTCGGGCGACATGTCGAAGCCCGGGGACGCCGACCGCGTCGTCGCCGCGGTCGCGGCCCGATTCGGTCGGATCGACATCCTCGTCAATAACGCCGGCGCGGCGCCGGGCGGCCTCTTGCTCAACTTGAGCGAGGAGGACTGGGCGCTCGCCATGCAGTTGAAGTTCCTCGGGTACATACGATGCTGCAAAGCCGTCGTTCCGCAGATGCTCAAGCAGGGCGGCGGGCGGATCGTGAACATCATCGGGAACGACGGGGTCAAACCCGCCTATTGGGAGCTGACCGCCAGCGCCGCCAATGCCGCCGGCCTGGCCGCCATGCAGGCCCTCGCCGAACAGTACGGGAAGCACCACATCCGCATCAATGCGATCAACCCGGGTCCGGTGAGCACCGAGCGTTGGGACGGCCTGGTTCGCGCCTACGCACGCGACAAGGATCTCCCGCTTGACGAAGCCGCCCGCCGGGGAGTGGGGAGCATCCCCCTCGGCCGGATCTGCACGCCGGAGGAAGTCGCCGACGTCGCGGTCTTCGTCGCGAGCGATCGCGCCAGCTTCATGAACGGCGCGTCGATTACGCTCGACGGGGGGCAGCGCAAGGCCCTCATGGACCTCTAACTCCCTCGCCGCGTCCACGCC is part of the bacterium genome and encodes:
- a CDS encoding isochorismatase family protein; translation: MTDQRKPYTPLTTDNSALVLVDHQLGLMTGVRDYETGELKHNVVALAKAAKVLRIPTVVTTTARDSMWGPTFPELVEVVGGEQIIDRSSVNAWDDPKVAAAIEATGRKKLIFAGISLEVCAAFPAITALSKGYDAYVAVDASGTFSKTKREAGLLRMQQAGVILSDYATLMVEILKDNASSLAGPVYGFLDMPWATLVGQITMAYRK
- a CDS encoding site-2 protease family protein, which encodes MSRHQIPLGRIFGISIGLDYSWFLIFVLMTWSLAVGYYPAAFPGWPASLYWILGAVSAIMLFVSVLLHELGHSVVALHYRVPVRSIVIFLFGGVSQIGGEAPSGGAEFWISFAGPAVSLALAVVFSVLQHLFTGIGPLFALTKYLAYINGALAVFNLIPGFPLDGGRVLRAILWTTTRNFRQATLIAATAGRAIAFLFILWGVSQMFAGNFGSGLWIAFIGWFLESAASAQIQQQMLQGALAGHTVAEVMNRNYATIPATIHLQELVDRHILGGGRRSFIVTQGHQAVGLVTLHQIKEVPKEGWPTTSVAQAMTPVTRLKRVRPDTGLWAAVEEMDRDGVNQLPVMTDGQILGMLSRDDVISFLRTLQELGVWPSARGPSGPSSQR
- a CDS encoding response regulator transcription factor; translated protein: MPVRVMLVDDHEIISAGLHVLLQAEHDIAVVGKASGVKEAVRKAAELRPDVILMDVTLADGSGIDATKQIKESSPDTQVLILTVYDDQETVLKAVQAGAIGYVLKDIPPEDLVRAIRSVHSDRTMINPVIARKLVERLAVTERDTSLFNFHRGPRLTERELEVLKGVAAGLSDKEIAQKLVLSMPTVKSHLRSVYQKLRIHNRAQAATYAVKNGLST
- a CDS encoding YciI family protein: MTRYLVAIHHPDDYDPSREDEAMDRDIDALNDEMVAAGVRIFVGGLSPASSARSLRAQPDGKVLVTDGPYLETKEHIGGFWVLEAADMDEALAWGHKAALACRAPVEVRPFF
- a CDS encoding heavy metal translocating P-type ATPase gives rise to the protein MHQHAHPSHAAHMARGMHAGHDQHAGHSPAMFRDRLALSLVLTLPILYDSEPVQRWLGYHAIHFPGSEWLTPVLAVVIYFYGGWVFVQGARNELIARSPGMMTLIALAITVAFAYSLAVSLGLKGMPFYLELATLIDVMLLGHWMEELSIQGAGKALEHLAALIPPVAHRWSGTETEDIPVADLREGDRIVIRPGEQIPADGGVETGASSVNEAFLTGESRPVPKGPGDEVVAGAVNGEGSLTVRVTRTGEGTTLSQITRLVEEAQTSRSRFQGLADRAASWLTLAAIGVGTLAFIVWMTLAHDLTAAITRAVTVLVIACPHALGLAIPLVIVIATGLSARHGILVRNREAFERAKDLRVVAFDKTGTLTEGRFGVRAVYTADRSEETAVGVAASLEAMSEHPLARAVVDEAQRRHMTVAPVADFQAVPGKGVEGMILDQRYRVGRPEWAAELGLAWPPRLIEALSEAETRGESTIALMDDRGVVALFALADTIRQSAREAIQRLRAMGVDPVMITGDAEAVARTVAQYLGIEHYHARVLPWDKANIVHQLKATGPAGFVGDGINDAPALLEADLGVAIGAGTNVAIESADLVLVKNDPLDVVFALRLSRATYRKMAQNIFWATGYNAIAIPLAAGVGSAWGVVLSPAAGALLMSLSTIIVAANATLLRRIPTH
- the mscL gene encoding large conductance mechanosensitive channel protein MscL, with the translated sequence MIREFKEFAMRGSMLDLAIGIVLGAAFGRIITSVVNDILMPPIGLMLGGLDFASLFIALKGGPYPSVAAAKAAGAPTINYGMFLNTVVDFVLVAAVLFLVVKQVNRMRRQPDVTPTTKPYPFCLSTVPLNAVRCPYCTSDLKAA
- a CDS encoding alpha/beta hydrolase, whose protein sequence is MPEARINGVRLHYEVHGSGVPLVFVHEFAGDRRSWDPQVKFFARRYQVMTYNARGYPPSEVPESREAYSQEIAVEDLHGLVRHLALSPAHVCGLSMGGYAVLHFGLRYPALARSLVVAGCGYGSDDQPQFRRDAEELGRRIEQDGMAAVGAVYGRGPTRVQFMNKDPRGWQEFVDALADHSSLGSARTMQGVQGRRPSVYDLRDSLTRLRVPTLIMTGDEDDPCLAPAMFLKRHIETAGLLIFPKTGHTLNLEEPDFFNRAVLDFVTMVDAQKWSPRDPQATVKSALLPDRQS
- a CDS encoding SDR family oxidoreductase: MDLGLRGRVALITGGSKGIGRAVATGLAREGAKVAICARRQELLDRAAEEIAAATSAEVLAVSGDMSKPGDADRVVAAVAARFGRIDILVNNAGAAPGGLLLNLSEEDWALAMQLKFLGYIRCCKAVVPQMLKQGGGRIVNIIGNDGVKPAYWELTASAANAAGLAAMQALAEQYGKHHIRINAINPGPVSTERWDGLVRAYARDKDLPLDEAARRGVGSIPLGRICTPEEVADVAVFVASDRASFMNGASITLDGGQRKALMDL